The Impatiens glandulifera chromosome 8, dImpGla2.1, whole genome shotgun sequence genome includes a window with the following:
- the LOC124912460 gene encoding uncharacterized protein LOC124912460, protein METGDVRKRLKLTVQDENTEEVVAGDKAVVVVEEEEEESEVTTMASEQMENDISNILEKINQFTQMVSELLESGKSFFKELSNEFEERVILVHKEQIDKWQEDIKELRMLDASNEDTNAVLYNAQNLFQNVQNETI, encoded by the exons ATGGAAACTGGAGATGTGAGGAAGCGCTTGAAACTAACAGTACAG GATGAAAATACAGAAGAAGTGGTGGCTGGAGACAAGgcagttgttgttgttgaagaagaagaagaagaaagtgaagtAACTACTATGGCTTCTGAGCAGATGGAAAATGATATTTCCAACATTCTTGAAAAGATAAATCAATTCACTCAGATG GTATCTGAACTGCTGGAATCAGGGAAGTCATTCTTCAAGGAACTGAGCAATGAATTTGAAGAACGTGTGATCCT AGTACACAAGGAGCAAATTGACAAATGGCAGGAAGAtatcaaagaactccgcatgtTGGATGCTTCCAATGAAGATACCAATGCTGTTCTGTACAATGCCCAAAATCTATTCCAGAATGTTCAAAATGAGACAATCTAG